TATTTATGTCACCCTCAACCTTTCCTTTAGGAAGTGAAACATCAGCAGTTGGAATTTTGATCTTCCCTCCCTTGACATCAGGACCCTCAAGAGTGACATCTACATCTGGAGACTTCATTTTGGGTAGCGAAACATCAAGGGATGGCATATTTAGCTTCCCATCTTCAACTTGAGGGCCTTCAACATTAATCTCAGGACCTTTGGCTTTGATTTTAGGAAACGAGATGTCAATAGATGGCATGTGGAACTTTCCACCTTTTCCGATATCTCCTTCaatttttgcttttgcttttcctTTGGGGAGTGAAATATCAATGTCTGGCATCTCAATCTTTCCAGTATTAATGTCAGgaccttttattttgacatcaCCTTTTGGTAAAGAAATATCGAATTTCGGCATTTTAAACTTGTCACCCTTCATTTCAGGGCCTTCAACATCAAGGTTGCCCTCAATTTTTCCTTTAGGAAGTGAAACATCAGCAGTTGGAATTTTGATCTTCCCTCCCTTGACATCAGGACCCTCAAGAGTGACATCTACATCTGGAGACTTCATTTTGGGTAGTGAGAGATCCAATGATGGCATGTCGACAGTGGGCAATTTAAATTTCCCCCCTTTAATATCTGGACCTTGGAGGCTGATATCTACCTCTGGAGACTTGATTTTGGGAGTGACATATCACCTTTGACTTCAGGTCCTTGGATATCCACATCAAgtccctttgctttgattttaGGAAGAGAAATATCAAGTGAAGGCATGTGAAACTTGCCACCTTTACCAGTTTTTCCTTCAATGTCAATATCCACATCTGCTTTTCCTTTGGAAGTGAAATATCAGCAGTGGGCATTTCAAGTTTCCTTTGAAATCTGGTCCTTCAACCTCGACTCCAGCCTTTGGGAGACTGACTTTAGGCAAAGAAACATCAAATTTTGGCATTTTGAATTTGCCCCTTTCATCTCAGGGCCTTCGATATTTATGTCACCCTCAACCTTTCCTTTAGGAAGTGAAACATCAGCAGTTGGAATTTTGATCTTCCCTCCCTTGACATCAGGACCCTCAAGAGTGACATCTACATCTGGAGACTTCATTTTGGGTAGTGAGAGATCCAATGATGGCATGTCGACAGTGGGCAATTTAAATTTCCCCCCTTTAATATCTGGACCTTGGAGGCTGATATCTACCTCTGGAGACTTGATTTTAGGGAGTGACATATCACCTTTGACTTCAGGTCCTTGGATATCCACATCAAgtccctttgctttgattttaGGAAGAGAAATATCAAGTGAAGGCATGTGAAACTTGCCACCTTTACCAGTTTTTCCTTCAATGTCAATATCCACATCTGCTTTTCCCTTTGGAAGTGAAATATCAGCAGTGGGCATTTCAAGTTTCCCTTTGAAATCTGGTCCTTCAACCTCGACCCCAGCCTTTGGGAGACTGACTTTAGGCAAAGAAACATCAAATTTTGGCATTTTGAATTTGCCCCCTTTCATCTCAGGGCCTTCGATATTTATGTCACCCTCAACCTTTCCTTTAGGAAGTGAAACATCAGCAGTTGGAATTTTGATCTTCCCTCCCTTGACATCAGGACCCTCAAGAGTGACATCTACATCTGGAGACTTCATTTTGGGTAGCGAGAGATCCAATGATGGCATGTCGACAGTGGGCAATTTAAATTTCCCATCTTTAATATCTGGACCTTGGAGGCTGATATCTACCTCTGGAGACTTGATTTCTGGGAGTGACATATCACCCTTGACTTCAGGTCCTTGAATATCCACATCAAgtccctttgctttgattttaGGAAGAGAAATATCAAGTGAAGGCATGTGAAACTTGCCACCTTTACCAGTTTTTCCTTCAATGTCAATATCCACATCTGCTTTTCCTTTTGGAAGTGAAATATCAGCAGTGGGCATTTCAAGTTTCCCTTTGAAATCTGGTCCTTCAACATCGACTCCAGCCTTTGGGAGACTGACTTTAGGCAAAGAAACATCAAATTTTGGCATTTTGAATTTGCCCCCTTTCATCTCAGGGCCTTCGATATTTATGTCACCCTCAACCTTTCCTTTAGGAAGTGAAACATCAGCAGTTGGAATTTTGATCTTCCCTCCCTTGACATCAGGACCCTCAAGAGTGACATCTACATCTGGAGACTTCATTTTGGGTAGCGAAACATCAAGGGATGGCATATTTAGCTTCCCACCTTCAACTTGAGGGCCTTCAACATTAATTTCAGGACCTTTGGCTTTGACTTTAGGAAAAGAGATGTCGATAGATGGCATGTGGAACTTTCCACCTTTTCCAATATCGCCTTCaatttttccctttccttttCCTTCCGGGAGTGAAATATCAATGTCTGGCATCTCAATCTTTCCAGTATTAATGTCAGgaccttttattttgacatgacCTTTTGGTAAAGAAATATCGAATTTCGGCATTTTAAACTTGTCACCCTTCATTTCAGGGCCTTCAACATCAAGGTTGCCCTCAATTTTTCCTTTAGGAGTTGAAACATCAGCAGTTGGAATTTTGATCTTCCCTCCCTTGACATCAGGACCCTCAAGAGTGACATCTACATCTGGAGACTTCATTTTGGGTAGTGAGAGATCCAATGATGGCATGTCGACAGTGGGCAATTTAAATTTCCCCCTTTTAATATCTGGACCTTGGAGGCTGACATCTACCTCTGGAGACTTGATTTCTGGGAGTGACATATCACCTTTGACTTCAGGTCCTTGGATATCCACATCAAgtccctttgctttgattttaGGAAGAGAAATATCAAGTGAAGGCATGTGAAACTTGCCACCTTTACCAGTTTTTCCTTCAATGTCAATATCCACATCTGCTTTTCCCTTTGGAAGTGAAATATCAGCAGTGGGCATTTCAAGTTTCCCTTTGAAATCTGGTCCTTCAACATCGACTCCAGCCTTTGGGAGACTGACTTTAGGCAAAGAAACATCAAATTTTGGCATTTTGAATTTGCCCCCTTTCATCTCAGGGCCTTCGATATTTATGTCACCCTCAACCTTTCCTTTAGGAAGTGAAACATCAACAGCTGGAATTTTGATCTTCCCTCCCTTAACATCAGGACCCTCAAGAGTGACATCTACATCTGGAGACTTCATTTTGGGTAGCGAGAGATCCAATGATGGCATGTCGACAGTGGGCAATTTAAATTTCCCACCATTAACATCTGGACCTTGGAGGCTGACATCTATCTCTGGAGACTTGATTTCTGGGAGTGACATATCACCTTTGACTTCAGGTCCTTGGATATCAACATCAAGTCCCTCTGCTTTGATTTTAGGAAGAGAAATATCAAGTGAAGGCATGTGAAACTTGCCACCTTTACCAGTTTTTCCTTCAATGTCAATATCCACATCTGCTTTTCCTTTTGGAAGTGAAATATCAGCAGTGGGCATTCCAAGTTTCCCTTTGAAATCTGGTCCTTCAACATCGACTCCAGCCTTTGGGAGACTGACTTTAGGCAAAGAAACATCAAATTTTGGCATTTTGAATTTGCCCCCTTTCATCTCAGGGCCTTCGATATTTATGTCACCCTCAATGTTTCCTTTAGGAAGTGAAACATCAGCAGTTGGAATTTTGATCTTCCCTCCCTTGACATCAGGACCCTCAAGAGTGACATCTACATCTGGAGACTTCATTTTAGGTGGTGAGAGATCCAATGATGGCATGTCGACAGTGGGCAATTTAAATTTCCCCCCTTTAATATCTGGACCTTGGAGGCTGACATCTATCTCTGGAGACTTGATTTTGGGTAGCGAAACATCAGGGGATGGCATATTTAACCTGCCACCTTCAACCTGAGGGCCTTCAACATTAATCTCAGGACCTTTGGCTTTGATTTTAGGAAAAGAGATGTCAACAGATGGCATGTGGAACTTTCCACCTTTTCCAATATCTCCTTCAGTTTTTCCTTTAGGGAGTGAAATATTGATGTCTGGCATCTCAATCTTTCCAGTTTTAATGTCCGgaccttttatttttacatcacCTTCTGGAAGACTCTGTTTTGGTAAAGAAATATCGAATTTCGGCATTTTAAACTTGTCACCCTTCATTTCAGGGCCTTCAACATCAAGGTTGCCTTCAACTTTTCCTTTAGGAAGTGAAACATCAGCAGTTGGAATTTTTATCTCCCCCCCCTTGACATCAGGAGCCTCAAGAGTGACATCTACATCTGGAGACTTCATTTTGGGTAGCGAGAGATCCAATGATGGCATGTCGACAGTGGGCAATTTAAATTTCCCATCTTTAATATCTGGACCTTGGAGGCTGACATCTACCTCTGGAGACTTGATTTCTGGGAGTGACATATCACCTTTGACTTCAGGTCCTTGGATATCCACATCAAgtccctttgctttgattttaGGAAGAGAAATATCAAGTGAAGGCATGTGAAACTTGCCACCTTTACCAGTTTTTCCTTCAATGTCAATATCCACATCTGCTTTACCCTTTGGAAGAGAAATATCAGCAGTGGGCATTTCAAGTTTTCCTTGCACATCTGGTCCTTCAACATCGACTCCAGCCTTTGGGAGACTGACTTTAGGTAAAGAAACATCAAATTTTGGCATTTTGAAATTAGCTCCTTTCATCTCAGGGCCTTCGATATTTATGTCACCCCCAACCTTTCCTTTAGGAAGTGAAACATCAACAGTTGGAATTTTGATCTTCCCTCCCTTGACATCAGGACCCTCAAGAGTGACATCTACATCCTGAGATTTTATTTTAGGTGTAGAAAGATCTACGGATGGCATGTTTGGCTTTCCACCTTTGACTTGTGGACCTTCAGTATGTATATCTTGtcttttagattttattttaggGAGAGAGATGTTAATAGAGGGCATGTGGAACTTGTTGCCTTTGCCAGTGTGCCCTTCAATTTGTCCCTCTGCTTTTCCTTTGGGCAGTGATATGTCAATATCTGGTATTTCAATCTTTCTTCCCTTTGTTTCAGGtccttttaatttgacatcACCCTCAGGAAAATTTACCTCTGGTAAAGAAATGTCAAATTTTGGCATTGTTATCTTTCCCCCTGTACCTTCAGGTGCTTCAATGTTTATGTCAATGCCAGTGTCAACATCTCCCTCTACTTTACCTTTTGGAAGTGAAATATCAACAGCTGGCATTTCCATTTTCCCTTTAAAGCTTGGTCCTTCCACATTGACATCACCCTCTGGCAGGCTCATTTTTGGAAGAGAAATATCCACCTGAGGCATTTTGAACATACCTGTTTTTCCTTCAGgacttttaatatttatatcACCTTTAATTTTTTCTTCAGGAAGTCTGATATTATTTGATGGTATTTCAATTTTCCCATCCTTTCCAGAGTGAATATCAATATTTATGtcttcttgtgttttttccttaGAAAGGGACAAGTCAATTTTTGGCATTTCAAAATTCCCAGTTTTGATTTTGGGACCTTGGAAATTCACATCTGTTTCTGGGAATTTTACAACAGGAAGACCAATGTCAACAGATGGTAAGTTGAATTTGCCTCCTTCTCCATTACCTTCAAAATTAATTTCTGGTCCTTCAACATTTATATCACCTTGCTTTGATTTGATCTGAGGTAGAGAAACATCAACTGAAGGGATTTTAAAAGGTTCTCCTTTACTTTTTGCTTGTATGTTTCCCTCGGCTTTTCCTTTCGCTTTTCCCTTTGGAGGAGAGAAGTCAAGTGAAGGTCCTTCTAGGACAACATTTCCCTCAGGCTTCTCCATCTTTGGTAGTGAGACATCCAAAGAAGGCATCTGGAATTTTCCTCCTTTGACTTCAGGGCTCTCAATCTTTATCTCTCCCTCTGGTGATTTCATTACAGGAAGAGAGAAGTCAAGCGATGGGATATTGAACTTTGTTCCTCCCTTGGCTTTAGATTCAATATCAAATTCTCCTTCTTTGGTGGGCATCTTTGGAAGTGAGATATCAAAAGTTGGGAGCTGGAACTTGCCACTCCCACTGCCACCGAGCTCCACATTGGCCTTGATGTTTGGCTCGGATAGTGAAAAGTCAACACCTGGAAGTTCTGGTCCTTCAAGCTTGACATCTGGGCCAGGTAGCTTTATTTTTGGAGGAGAAATGTCTACAGTGGGCATTCTGAGTTTGCCTCCTTTTACTTCACTTCCTTCTAAAACAACCTCTTTTTCAGATGGCTTCAGTTTTGGTAGGGATATACTGCATGAAGGCATTTTAAAATTGCTTCCTTTTCCATCAATTTCAGCCTCTCCCCTGTCTTTTGACAGAGAAACATCTATTGATGGCGCCTCAATTTTCCCTCCTTTGATATCAGAACCATGTAAATTAGCCTCAGTTTCAGATGTTCCTATCTTAGGGAGTCTGACATCAAGTGAAGGCATTTTGAATCGTCCTTTAGCAGAGGGAGCCTCCATTTCAATTTTGCCCtttgtctttcctttttcaAGAGAAATATCAACAGAGGGTATCTGGATTTCACTTCCACCCTCATGTTCAGGCCCCTCTGGATGTTTAAGGTGTGGCAGAGAAACATCTATAGAAGGCATTTTGAATTTTCCTTCCTCCTGAGATAGTCCTTCTATTTCAGTGTCTCCTTCCATTTTCCCTTTGGGTAGAGAGATGTCAGGTAAATTCATTTCAAATTTTCTGCCTTTCACTGCTGGACCTTCAATGGTAACTTCCACTTCACCTGTCCTCATTTTAGGGAGTGAAATTTCAAGTGGTGGTAAATGAAAATTTCCTTCCCCTTCAACATCAGTCACTCCTGCTTTGCCTTTGGGAAGGATCAGGTCCACGTTTGGTAACTTGAATTCCCCTTCCACACCTTGTCCCCTTATGTTTACTTCTCCTGGTGGAGAAATGTCAAAATCAGGCATTTTGAATTTTCCATCACCACCAACATAATAGTCCATATGGATGTCTCCACTGTCTGATTTGACCTTTGGGAGTGAGAGCTCAACAGAAGGTAGAGAGAATTTTCCTTCCTCTTCTGTGCACTCAGTGTCCACCGATGATCCCATCTTAGGAAGTGAGATATCAATCTTTGGCATAGAGATTTTGGGACCTTTAAAAGTGCCCTCGACCTCATCAGGAATTCTCCGTCCGCTGTCTAATTCCAAATCAACATCAGCTACAGAGATGTCACTGGCAGGCATGTTGATTGCAGTCTTCCTAATTCCTTCGTGATCTTTGACCAATATGTCAGTCTTTCCCTTCACTTTAGGTAAAGAAATATCAACAGAGGGAAGACCGATCTGCCCGTCTCCTTTGATTTCTACCTCTGGAGGTTTTATGTCAGTGTGAGGCATTTTGATGCCTCCAGCTTTTACCTTGATGTCACCATCAATTTCATCTGAATGGTGTGAGAGTCTAACTTTGGGTAGTTTCAACTTTGGCATCCTGACCTTTGCATCTCCTTTGTCTGCATCTACATGAACTTTTCCTTCAGCTGTCTCAGCTCTTCCTTTGATGTCCATTTCAGGAGCTTTGATTTTGGCCGTTCCCTTCACACTGGGCAAAGATGTCTCAGCTTTTCCTGAAGGGAGAGCAAACTCCACATCAGGTATGCTAACTTTAGATGCTCCCTTCTCCACATTCACATCTTTATTAGCAGACAAACTGAACTCCACAGATGGCGGCTGGATGTTTACCCCCGGAGGCTTCAGCTTCACAGATCCAGTTTCCAAAGTAGAGCCtgactttgtgtgtttgcttgtaGGAAAGGTGATGCCAAACTTGTGTccttttcctttgcttttcACTTTAGCTCCAGGCATTTCAGATGGGGAAATATTCACTTGTCCTTCAAACCGTCCTGTCTCCACTTTTGCTCCCGTCTCTGCTCCAGCataaccttttgtttttatgtgcgGGAACCTTGGAAAACAGTGtatagagaggaaaaaaagaaataggaaAGAACATTGTAATATTTCCCCAAAAGATTATATCTAATTTAATGCAAACGAAAACAAAGTTATCAGAAAATCATCAGATTTTACTGCAGTACAACAAGCAGTGTATTGTAGTATTATTTGGAACTaccaaagagaaagaaacaaaacaaaaaaggccaACCTGATCCTCTTCTTTGCCTTCCTCTCAACTGCTGCTCCTCTGGCTCCCTCTACTTCAACTTTTGGACTTTTCCTTTGTTTGAATTTGGGAAGAGAAAACTCTACATCACTCATCTCCAGCCTGGGAGGTGTTCcctctaccaccagctcctctCTTCGCTTCTCTTTTAGCCTTTTCAGACCAAAACGTCCACCTCGTTTTTTCTGAGTCTTGAATGGTTTGGTCCCCTTCACACTCTGAAGGAAACACATGTGACAAGAGCGTCAGTCAACAACATTTGAAGGCTTGTATCTATCTGTACTAATTGATCAATCACAGTGTATTTTTTCAACACAATGGCTTTCAGATTAAAAGTGATTATAATAAATTTATAAAGCTACTTCACCATTTTGGCCATCTTGACTTTAGGACCTTTGACCTCCACACTGGGAACCTTTGGGCGCACGCTGACATCTGCTCCAGGGATGGTTCGCTTAAGCTGGAAGCTGACCCTATATGGCTCTGCGCACTGAAGGATTTTTAAAGCGTCTTCATACCTCACATTGTCAAAGTAGACTTTGGCACTTAGCAGCTGGTCACCTTCATACAGAAAAACAGTATGAACAATGTATCCATGTACATCAGTTTGTGATGTATATTTGGTATAGGATGCATTTAGtggaaaaagttgaaaaagtaaaagttatttattaaataaattattaaagttcTGTAATGCTGGATTATGTGGCAAATTTAAATGTACACCTACATCTGTTAGTAGTCCTGAAaccagttgatttttttttttatagttagCCATGACAATGTCATCAgaataaatgcatttaaaaaaaaaagtgggttAGAGTTTGTTAACTCTTTGGAAATTGCAGACTCACTGGTGAGTCAGGAAGTGTTAAATCAATATTTCAAGATTTTTACAAAAATTCTGCATAAAAATAGGCTTCAAATGTTGTTGGAATTTGCAGATTTTCCCCTTCTGGGTCATGACTTGTCCTATTATCGTCTATTGATATTATGTTACATtagattttttcccctttgaacTTCAACTTAATTTCACCTTAattttgtttgctttatttgGCCCCTAACTTTTTGgctttttgtttcatatttcatTGTATTACTGAAGCAATTCATGAACTCTATTTTTA
The genomic region above belongs to Oreochromis aureus strain Israel breed Guangdong linkage group 14, ZZ_aureus, whole genome shotgun sequence and contains:
- the prx gene encoding neuroblast differentiation-associated protein AHNAK, which gives rise to MDSEPANEQTSVKEASKPVEIVVETEAGAGASGYSVTGGGERGIFVKDVLKDSPAAKHLSLQQGDQLLSAKVYFDNVRYEDALKILQCAEPYRVSFQLKRTIPGADVSVRPKVPSVEVKGPKVKMAKMSVKGTKPFKTQKKRGGRFGLKRLKEKRREELVVEGTPPRLEMSDVEFSLPKFKQRKSPKVEVEGARGAAVERKAKKRIRFPHIKTKGYAGAETGAKVETGRFEGQVNISPSEMPGAKVKSKGKGHKFGITFPTSKHTKSGSTLETGSVKLKPPGVNIQPPSVEFSLSANKDVNVEKGASKVSIPDVEFALPSGKAETSLPSVKGTAKIKAPEMDIKGRAETAEGKVHVDADKGDAKVRMPKLKLPKVRLSHHSDEIDGDIKVKAGGIKMPHTDIKPPEVEIKGDGQIGLPSVDISLPKVKGKTDILVKDHEGIRKTAINMPASDISVADVDLELDSGRRIPDEVEGTFKGPKISMPKIDISLPKMGSSVDTECTEEEGKFSLPSVELSLPKVKSDSGDIHMDYYVGGDGKFKMPDFDISPPGEVNIRGQGVEGEFKLPNVDLILPKGKAGVTDVEGEGNFHLPPLEISLPKMRTGEVEVTIEGPAVKGRKFEMNLPDISLPKGKMEGDTEIEGLSQEEGKFKMPSIDVSLPHLKHPEGPEHEGGSEIQIPSVDISLEKGKTKGKIEMEAPSAKGRFKMPSLDVRLPKIGTSETEANLHGSDIKGGKIEAPSIDVSLSKDRGEAEIDGKGSNFKMPSCSISLPKLKPSEKEVVLEGSEVKGGKLRMPTVDISPPKIKLPGPDVKLEGPELPGVDFSLSEPNIKANVELGGSGSGKFQLPTFDISLPKMPTKEGEFDIESKAKGGTKFNIPSLDFSLPVMKSPEGEIKIESPEVKGGKFQMPSLDVSLPKMEKPEGNVVLEGPSLDFSPPKGKAKGKAEGNIQAKSKGEPFKIPSVDVSLPQIKSKQGDINVEGPEINFEGNGEGGKFNLPSVDIGLPVVKFPETDVNFQGPKIKTGNFEMPKIDLSLSKEKTQEDINIDIHSGKDGKIEIPSNNIRLPEEKIKGDINIKSPEGKTGMFKMPQVDISLPKMSLPEGDVNVEGPSFKGKMEMPAVDISLPKGKVEGDVDTGIDINIEAPEGTGGKITMPKFDISLPEVNFPEGDVKLKGPETKGRKIEIPDIDISLPKGKAEGQIEGHTGKGNKFHMPSINISLPKIKSKRQDIHTEGPQVKGGKPNMPSVDLSTPKIKSQDVDVTLEGPDVKGGKIKIPTVDVSLPKGKVGGDINIEGPEMKGANFKMPKFDVSLPKVSLPKAGVDVEGPDVQGKLEMPTADISLPKGKADVDIDIEGKTGKGGKFHMPSLDISLPKIKAKGLDVDIQGPEVKGDMSLPEIKSPEVDVSLQGPDIKDGKFKLPTVDMPSLDLSLPKMKSPDVDVTLEAPDVKGGEIKIPTADVSLPKGKVEGNLDVEGPEMKGDKFKMPKFDISLPKQSLPEGDVKIKGPDIKTGKIEMPDINISLPKGKTEGDIGKGGKFHMPSVDISFPKIKAKGPEINVEGPQVEGGRLNMPSPDVSLPKIKSPEIDVSLQGPDIKGGKFKLPTVDMPSLDLSPPKMKSPDVDVTLEGPDVKGGKIKIPTADVSLPKGNIEGDINIEGPEMKGGKFKMPKFDVSLPKVSLPKAGVDVEGPDFKGKLGMPTADISLPKGKADVDIDIEGKTGKGGKFHMPSLDISLPKIKAEGLDVDIQGPEVKGDMSLPEIKSPEIDVSLQGPDVNGGKFKLPTVDMPSLDLSLPKMKSPDVDVTLEGPDVKGGKIKIPAVDVSLPKGKVEGDINIEGPEMKGGKFKMPKFDVSLPKVSLPKAGVDVEGPDFKGKLEMPTADISLPKGKADVDIDIEGKTGKGGKFHMPSLDISLPKIKAKGLDVDIQGPEVKGDMSLPEIKSPEVDVSLQGPDIKRGKFKLPTVDMPSLDLSLPKMKSPDVDVTLEGPDVKGGKIKIPTADVSTPKGKIEGNLDVEGPEMKGDKFKMPKFDISLPKGHVKIKGPDINTGKIEMPDIDISLPEGKGKGKIEGDIGKGGKFHMPSIDISFPKVKAKGPEINVEGPQVEGGKLNMPSLDVSLPKMKSPDVDVTLEGPDVKGGKIKIPTADVSLPKGKVEGDINIEGPEMKGGKFKMPKFDVSLPKVSLPKAGVDVEGPDFKGKLEMPTADISLPKGKADVDIDIEGKTGKGGKFHMPSLDISLPKIKAKGLDVDIQGPEVKGDMSLPEIKSPEVDISLQGPDIKDGKFKLPTVDMPSLDLSLPKMKSPDVDVTLEGPDVKGGKIKIPTADVSLPKGKVEGDINIEGPEMKGGKFKMPKFDVSLPKVSLPKAGVEVEGPDFKGKLEMPTADISLPKGKADVDIDIEGKTGKGGKFHMPSLDISLPKIKAKGLDVDIQGPEVKGDMSLPKIKSPEVDISLQGPDIKGGKFKLPTVDMPSLDLSLPKMKSPDVDVTLEGPDVKGGKIKIPTADVSLPKGKVEGDINIEGPEMKGANSKCQNLMFLCLKSVSQRLESRLKDQISKET